In Aurantimicrobium minutum, the following proteins share a genomic window:
- the secA gene encoding preprotein translocase subunit SecA yields the protein MANILDKVLRVGEGRTLRKLENLAKAVNELEEGFINLTDEELRAETTDFRKRYIEGESLDHMLPEAFAAVREAARRTIGLRHFDVQLMGGAALHMGNIAEMKTGEGKTLVATLPAYLNAIAGRGVHVVTVNDYLASYQSELMGRVFRALGMTTGVITAGQQPAVRREQYLCDITYGTNNEFGFDYLRDNMAWSAADKVQRGHFFAIVDEVDSILIDEARTPLIISGPASGEANRWFTEFAKIATTLEPGVDYEVDEKKRTVGVLEPGIEKVEDYLGIDNLYESANTPLISFLNNSIKAVALFKRDKDYVVMNGEVLIVDEHTGRILAGRRYNEGIHQAIEAKEGVEVKAENQTLATVTLQNYFRMYEKISGMTGTAETEAGEFMSTYKIGVVPIPTNKPMQRIDQPDLVYKNEVIKFEQVANDIAERHAKGQPVLVGTTSVEKSEYLSKLLAKKGIRHEVLNAKNHAREAAIVAQAGRLGAVTVATNMAGRGTDIMLGGNAEHLTVSELASQGLNPLETPEEYEAAWEAAFSKVKARVQEEADKVVAVGGLYVLGTERHESRRIDNQLRGRSGRQGDPGESRFYLSLTDDLMRMFNSGAAEAIMTRSNIPDDTAIESSIVSRAIRSAQSQVEARNAEMRKNVLKYDDVLNRQREAIYADRAHILEGDDLQDRVHKFLEDVIDEVLAAHTSEGNGDDWDFDALWAELKTIYPVSITIDEVIQEAGNKGRVNKEFMRREIQSDALLAYKRREESLGSTAMRELERRVVLSVVDRRWRDHLYEMDYLKDGIGLRAMAQRDPLVEYQREGFALYQGMMASIKAESVGFLFNLEVQVNAAEGDPEHPSIAAKGLGQADDANTQLSYTAPSEDGHVEVRDERGRVEQAETARAQQAADNGRQIVPENNRPTGPTGPTVGSRGAFGQQTGGAPAGNRAERRKKKKK from the coding sequence GCACATGGGCAACATTGCTGAAATGAAGACCGGTGAAGGTAAGACGCTTGTTGCAACCCTTCCTGCCTACCTCAACGCGATTGCTGGTCGCGGTGTTCACGTTGTTACCGTGAACGACTACCTAGCTAGCTACCAGTCTGAACTCATGGGTCGCGTATTCCGTGCCCTGGGCATGACCACCGGTGTGATCACCGCAGGTCAGCAGCCAGCTGTTCGTCGTGAACAGTACCTGTGCGACATTACGTATGGCACCAACAACGAGTTTGGTTTTGATTACCTGCGCGACAACATGGCCTGGAGTGCTGCTGACAAGGTTCAGCGCGGACATTTCTTTGCCATCGTCGATGAGGTGGACTCCATCCTCATCGATGAGGCTCGTACACCTCTGATTATTTCTGGACCTGCCTCTGGTGAAGCCAACCGCTGGTTCACCGAGTTTGCCAAGATTGCCACCACACTCGAGCCCGGTGTTGACTACGAAGTTGACGAAAAGAAGCGCACCGTTGGTGTTCTTGAGCCAGGTATTGAAAAGGTTGAGGACTACCTCGGAATTGACAACCTCTACGAGTCTGCAAACACCCCACTTATTTCGTTCTTGAACAACTCCATCAAGGCGGTTGCCCTGTTCAAGCGGGACAAAGACTATGTCGTCATGAACGGTGAAGTTCTCATCGTTGATGAGCACACCGGTCGTATTCTTGCTGGTCGCCGATACAACGAAGGTATTCACCAGGCCATCGAAGCCAAGGAAGGCGTCGAGGTCAAGGCAGAAAACCAGACCTTGGCTACAGTGACCTTGCAGAACTACTTCCGTATGTACGAGAAGATCTCCGGTATGACCGGTACGGCTGAAACTGAAGCCGGCGAATTCATGAGCACCTACAAGATTGGTGTGGTTCCTATCCCCACCAACAAGCCCATGCAGCGCATTGACCAGCCTGACCTGGTTTACAAAAACGAAGTCATCAAGTTTGAACAGGTCGCTAACGACATCGCTGAGCGTCACGCCAAAGGCCAGCCAGTCCTGGTTGGAACCACCTCGGTTGAAAAGAGCGAATACCTCTCTAAGCTTCTAGCCAAGAAGGGCATTCGTCACGAGGTCCTCAACGCCAAGAACCACGCCCGTGAAGCAGCAATCGTTGCTCAGGCAGGTCGTTTGGGTGCAGTCACCGTGGCAACCAACATGGCTGGTCGTGGTACCGACATCATGCTCGGTGGTAACGCTGAGCACCTCACCGTATCGGAACTGGCATCTCAGGGACTGAACCCTTTAGAAACACCAGAAGAATACGAAGCCGCCTGGGAAGCAGCCTTCTCCAAGGTCAAAGCACGTGTTCAGGAAGAAGCTGACAAGGTTGTTGCCGTTGGTGGCCTCTACGTTCTTGGAACCGAACGCCACGAATCTCGTCGAATCGACAACCAGCTTCGTGGACGTTCAGGTCGTCAGGGTGACCCTGGTGAAAGCCGCTTCTATCTCTCCCTGACTGATGACCTGATGCGCATGTTCAATTCGGGTGCTGCAGAAGCCATCATGACCCGTAGCAACATCCCAGATGACACCGCCATTGAGTCCTCGATTGTGAGTCGTGCTATTCGCTCTGCTCAGTCTCAGGTGGAAGCTCGTAATGCTGAAATGCGTAAGAACGTTCTCAAATACGATGACGTTCTCAACCGCCAGCGTGAAGCAATCTATGCTGACCGTGCTCACATCCTCGAAGGCGATGACCTCCAGGATCGTGTTCACAAGTTCCTTGAAGATGTCATCGACGAGGTTCTGGCTGCTCACACCAGCGAAGGTAACGGTGATGACTGGGACTTCGACGCTCTCTGGGCAGAGCTGAAGACCATCTACCCTGTCTCGATCACGATCGACGAAGTAATCCAGGAAGCTGGCAACAAGGGTCGTGTGAACAAGGAGTTCATGCGTCGCGAAATCCAGTCAGATGCTCTCCTGGCATACAAGCGCCGTGAAGAATCTCTCGGCTCCACCGCAATGCGTGAACTGGAGCGCCGTGTTGTTCTTTCCGTGGTGGACCGCCGTTGGCGTGACCACCTCTACGAGATGGACTACCTCAAGGACGGTATTGGTCTTCGCGCCATGGCTCAGCGTGACCCACTGGTCGAGTACCAGCGTGAAGGCTTTGCCCTTTACCAGGGAATGATGGCGTCCATCAAGGCTGAATCTGTCGGCTTCTTGTTCAATCTCGAAGTTCAGGTCAACGCTGCTGAAGGCGATCCAGAACACCCCAGCATTGCCGCTAAGGGCCTGGGCCAAGCTGACGACGCAAACACTCAGCTGAGCTACACCGCACCGTCAGAAGACGGTCACGTGGAGGTTCGTGACGAGCGTGGACGTGTTGAGCAGGCAGAAACTGCTCGTGCCCAGCAGGCAGCTGACAACGGACGCCAGATTGTTCCCGAAAATAATCGTCCAACCGGTCCAACCGGTCCAACCGTCGGATCTCGTGGTGCGTTCGGTCAGCAGACCGGTGGAGCGCCAGCCGGTAACCGGGCTGAACGTCGCAAGAAGAAGAAAAAGTAA
- a CDS encoding Rv3235 family protein — MTPAQALNTRSSLFDQDDYFGYQPTATCALPDPQPMVENLARSVMEILAGCRELDQIARWVSDEVYRTLLKRVHISRRARAVKKMPAVRPTFGLGRTMITNPTDGVVESVVIVHGKARTRSIAIRLEGIDGRWRATAIHVL; from the coding sequence ATGACTCCAGCACAAGCTCTCAACACACGCAGTTCCCTCTTCGACCAGGATGACTACTTTGGGTACCAGCCGACCGCTACGTGCGCACTTCCCGACCCGCAGCCCATGGTTGAAAACCTTGCACGCTCCGTCATGGAAATTCTCGCCGGCTGCCGCGAGCTGGACCAGATAGCTCGCTGGGTCAGCGATGAGGTGTATCGCACCCTTCTCAAGCGGGTGCATATTTCCCGCCGTGCGCGAGCCGTAAAGAAGATGCCTGCGGTGCGCCCGACCTTTGGTCTTGGCCGCACCATGATTACTAACCCCACCGATGGTGTGGTGGAATCAGTTGTAATTGTCCATGGCAAAGCCCGCACACGTTCAATAGCGATCAGGCTCGAAGGTATTGATGGAAGGTGGCGTGCGACCGCAATCCACGTTCTCTAA
- a CDS encoding helix-turn-helix domain-containing protein: MNDYGSTDLNTDRFLTATEAAELLRVSLTDVHELINSGELQAFQVGSRGPWRIEHDILELFIAEQYENSRRSAMWNNSSLASANNITDF; encoded by the coding sequence ATGAATGATTATGGCTCTACTGACTTGAATACTGACCGTTTTCTTACCGCGACCGAAGCAGCAGAACTCTTGAGAGTTTCTCTTACCGATGTGCATGAACTCATCAACTCTGGTGAGCTTCAAGCTTTCCAAGTGGGGAGCCGCGGTCCTTGGCGAATAGAACACGACATACTTGAGCTGTTTATTGCTGAGCAATACGAGAATTCTCGTCGCAGCGCGATGTGGAACAACTCATCTTTGGCCTCAGCTAACAACATCACTGATTTCTAA
- a CDS encoding SAF domain-containing protein, with the protein MTHTKTRRLDMRLFIGLALVVGAALGGFALVTATESTTAVYVASKTLTPGHVLDKNDLVLTDVKLGSSGTSYLTANAFTPGSVVTKAVGAGELVPVSAVGTAKHVATTNVVVQLDVPLASEAVVGSSVDVWASMAVGQGVFGPPSVIISGAQIAHITEATGLAASNGGVRVELVVPQNKVAALLESQANGDALSLVPTRGKSS; encoded by the coding sequence ATGACTCACACAAAGACACGTCGCCTCGACATGCGACTCTTCATCGGATTAGCGCTCGTTGTGGGCGCAGCACTGGGGGGCTTTGCTCTCGTCACGGCAACAGAGAGCACCACTGCAGTCTATGTTGCCTCAAAAACGCTCACACCAGGCCACGTCCTCGACAAGAACGACCTCGTTCTCACAGATGTAAAGCTTGGTAGCTCTGGAACCTCCTACCTCACCGCAAACGCCTTCACCCCTGGATCTGTGGTCACCAAAGCCGTTGGTGCTGGGGAGCTTGTTCCGGTCAGCGCAGTGGGAACAGCCAAGCATGTTGCCACCACGAATGTGGTGGTCCAGCTTGACGTTCCACTTGCGTCAGAAGCAGTGGTTGGCTCTTCAGTGGATGTCTGGGCATCGATGGCTGTAGGGCAGGGCGTCTTTGGCCCACCATCTGTCATCATCTCTGGTGCTCAGATTGCACACATCACCGAGGCAACCGGTTTGGCAGCATCTAACGGGGGAGTGCGGGTCGAACTCGTGGTCCCACAAAACAAGGTTGCTGCTCTCCTAGAGTCTCAAGCCAATGGTGATGCTCTTTCCCTCGTCCCAACCCGCGGGAAGAGCTCATGA
- a CDS encoding AAA family ATPase: protein MSLLIAVWGPTGAPGRTTVAINLAAELAELRQSVLLIDADTYGGAIAPTLGIIDEAAGFAAACRLAESGTLTAQDIENLTHPVSTSVGDLRVLSGITRTDRWPELTAERVKLVLTCATETFDAVVVDVGFNLETDEEITSDLFAPRRNAATLTVLKHADCIVEVASADALGIARFIRAHDVLVDLFPQSLRLIVVNKVRPGLDPRGSSHAAETLSRFAGLHDVYELPLDEKALNASYASGKLLSMSAHTSKLRKRFVEIAGVLSHSAPVTGQKKNRFSRPRKQAFASMPFEQHQDSA, encoded by the coding sequence ATGAGCCTGCTCATTGCTGTGTGGGGGCCAACGGGAGCACCAGGTCGAACCACCGTTGCCATCAATCTGGCAGCTGAGCTAGCTGAATTGCGGCAATCAGTGCTACTGATTGATGCTGATACCTATGGCGGAGCCATTGCTCCCACACTCGGCATCATCGATGAAGCTGCAGGTTTTGCTGCAGCATGCCGCTTGGCAGAGTCAGGGACACTCACAGCACAGGACATAGAAAACCTCACTCACCCCGTGTCAACCTCAGTAGGAGACTTACGTGTTCTCTCTGGGATAACCAGAACAGACAGGTGGCCTGAGCTCACAGCAGAGCGGGTGAAGCTGGTGTTGACCTGCGCTACAGAAACTTTTGATGCGGTGGTTGTTGATGTGGGGTTCAATCTGGAAACAGATGAAGAGATCACAAGTGATCTCTTTGCGCCCCGGCGCAACGCGGCAACACTCACAGTGTTGAAACACGCTGATTGCATTGTGGAGGTTGCAAGTGCTGATGCACTGGGTATTGCCAGGTTTATCCGTGCCCACGATGTCCTCGTTGACTTGTTTCCGCAGTCACTGCGTTTGATTGTGGTCAATAAGGTCAGACCTGGATTAGATCCCAGAGGTAGTTCTCACGCGGCAGAAACACTGAGCCGTTTTGCTGGTCTGCATGACGTTTACGAGCTCCCTCTGGATGAGAAAGCACTAAATGCGAGTTATGCAAGTGGAAAACTGTTGAGTATGTCGGCTCACACGAGCAAGCTACGCAAGAGGTTTGTTGAGATTGCTGGCGTGCTTTCACACAGCGCGCCTGTTACTGGGCAGAAGAAGAACCGATTCTCTCGTCCAAGAAAGCAAGCGTTTGCGTCAATGCCGTTTGAGCAGCATCAAGATTCAGCCTGA
- a CDS encoding alpha/beta hydrolase — protein MRKKWLWRTLAVLAGIVVVTVVAFTVSPWPSALIIRQVFQDGAKKVAAIMEPYAPTSGVDSVLDVQYAEGSTEPYVTPSSFTQLDVFYPTGTTEPLGTVIWTHGGAWISGNKSNDRSYFEILASKGYTVVGLNYTYGPEAQYPTAVFELNQAHKFLLENADKFHINPDAIVLAGDSAGAQLTSQLATIITKASYAAGMKITPALSPEQLQGVVLNCGVYEVTSLLGQKGILGWGDDASLWAYTGDRDLANSAAVAEMSTIHHVDGKFPATYISGGNADPLTADNSKPFAAKLQSLGVNVTELFWPDDYTPPLPHEYQFRLNLDAAQTALTQTLAFLDERIGSSSAQ, from the coding sequence ATGCGTAAGAAGTGGTTGTGGCGGACACTAGCTGTTCTCGCCGGGATTGTGGTGGTGACTGTTGTGGCATTTACGGTAAGCCCTTGGCCCAGTGCTTTGATTATTCGCCAGGTGTTCCAAGATGGCGCGAAAAAAGTAGCGGCCATCATGGAACCCTATGCGCCCACCAGCGGTGTTGATTCAGTGCTTGATGTGCAATATGCCGAAGGCTCAACTGAGCCTTACGTCACACCATCGAGCTTTACGCAACTAGACGTGTTTTATCCCACTGGGACAACGGAACCGCTCGGAACCGTGATTTGGACTCACGGTGGCGCATGGATTTCAGGTAACAAGTCCAATGACCGCAGTTACTTTGAAATATTGGCTTCTAAGGGTTACACAGTTGTCGGGCTCAACTACACCTATGGGCCTGAAGCGCAGTATCCCACTGCAGTTTTTGAACTCAACCAAGCACACAAGTTTTTGCTGGAGAACGCAGACAAATTCCACATCAATCCTGATGCAATTGTGCTCGCTGGTGACTCTGCCGGTGCACAGCTCACCAGCCAACTGGCCACAATCATCACTAAAGCTTCCTATGCCGCTGGAATGAAGATCACTCCTGCTCTCTCACCGGAGCAACTCCAAGGTGTTGTTCTTAACTGTGGCGTATATGAAGTGACGTCACTTCTGGGACAAAAGGGAATCTTGGGCTGGGGTGATGACGCATCGCTGTGGGCCTACACAGGAGACCGAGATCTGGCTAACTCCGCAGCTGTTGCTGAAATGTCCACCATTCACCACGTGGATGGAAAGTTCCCGGCAACCTATATCTCTGGCGGTAATGCTGATCCACTCACGGCGGATAACTCTAAGCCTTTCGCTGCAAAGCTACAGTCACTAGGCGTGAACGTCACGGAGCTGTTCTGGCCGGATGACTACACACCGCCACTTCCGCATGAATATCAATTCAGGCTGAATCTTGATGCTGCTCAAACGGCATTGACGCAAACGCTTGCTTTCTTGGACGAGAGAATCGGTTCTTCTTCTGCCCAGTAA
- a CDS encoding sensor histidine kinase, protein MSTLSNIMEAQGIGSAADIEWLHMLIGDWQLIADLAFADIVLWAPTSDGSFVAVSHARPSSSATLFYRDFVGQKIKAEWRAQVSEAYETSAIIESSSPAWYEETPTRVRAVPVVRRVRQGSSDPAPTSPIAVISLHTNLSESRSPSRQELTFNSCANDLFDMIATGDFPDLDAAPSPRRGAPRATDGLIRLDVDGVVTFASPNALSAFNRIGFNDELEGETLAEVTTRVLTGKINVDESLPVVVTGRAPWRADIEARGVTISLRTIPIRHLGERTGAIVLCRDVTELRNQEMELITKDATIREIHHRVKNNLQTVASLLRIQARRTQSDEAREALTQAMRRVASIAVVHDTLSEGLSQNVDFDDVFNRVLMLSAEVAAIHGTTVHPRLSGSFGVLPSEYATPLALALTELVTNAVEHGLAGREGTVIIEANRTDEALSVHIVDNGTGLPEGEIGDGLGTQIVKTLIQGELSGSIEWGPAPEGGTDVSIEVPLRFVNLS, encoded by the coding sequence ATGTCGACTCTCAGCAACATCATGGAAGCCCAAGGAATTGGCTCAGCCGCCGATATTGAATGGCTTCACATGCTTATTGGTGACTGGCAGCTCATCGCTGACCTCGCCTTTGCCGACATTGTGTTGTGGGCACCAACCTCTGACGGATCTTTCGTTGCAGTCTCACATGCCCGCCCCTCTAGCTCGGCAACACTGTTTTATCGCGACTTTGTGGGCCAAAAAATTAAAGCGGAGTGGCGTGCTCAGGTCAGTGAAGCCTATGAAACTTCTGCCATTATCGAATCTTCTTCACCTGCGTGGTACGAAGAAACCCCGACACGAGTTCGTGCCGTTCCGGTCGTGCGACGTGTCCGCCAGGGATCAAGCGACCCGGCACCAACAAGCCCTATTGCTGTCATCTCCCTTCACACAAATCTGTCCGAGAGTCGCTCTCCCAGTAGGCAGGAATTGACTTTCAATTCCTGCGCCAATGATCTCTTCGACATGATTGCCACAGGTGATTTCCCAGACTTAGATGCAGCACCCTCACCGAGGCGTGGTGCACCGCGTGCCACAGATGGTTTGATCCGTCTGGATGTCGACGGTGTGGTCACCTTCGCCAGCCCCAACGCACTTTCTGCTTTCAACCGCATCGGCTTTAATGATGAGCTCGAGGGTGAAACCCTCGCAGAGGTCACTACTCGTGTTTTGACCGGAAAAATCAACGTCGATGAGTCATTACCCGTCGTTGTCACCGGTCGTGCACCGTGGCGGGCAGATATTGAAGCCAGGGGAGTAACCATCTCTCTTCGCACAATCCCTATTCGCCACCTCGGTGAGCGAACCGGAGCGATTGTGCTCTGCCGTGATGTCACGGAGCTTCGAAATCAAGAGATGGAACTCATCACCAAAGATGCAACCATCCGCGAGATTCACCATCGTGTGAAGAACAACCTACAAACGGTGGCATCGCTGTTGCGTATCCAAGCACGCAGAACACAGTCTGACGAAGCACGTGAAGCACTTACCCAGGCAATGCGACGCGTTGCCTCGATCGCAGTGGTCCACGACACGTTGTCTGAGGGCCTGAGTCAAAATGTGGACTTCGATGATGTCTTCAACCGAGTGCTGATGCTCAGCGCTGAAGTTGCCGCCATTCATGGCACCACCGTTCACCCCAGACTTTCTGGAAGCTTCGGTGTTCTGCCAAGTGAATATGCCACCCCGCTGGCACTTGCTCTTACAGAGCTAGTGACCAATGCAGTTGAGCACGGCCTTGCAGGCCGTGAGGGAACAGTCATCATTGAAGCCAACCGCACTGATGAAGCTCTCAGCGTTCACATCGTTGATAACGGAACGGGCCTACCAGAAGGTGAAATCGGTGATGGCCTGGGTACACAGATTGTGAAAACACTCATCCAAGGCGAGCTCAGTGGCAGTATCGAATGGGGCCCAGCTCCTGAGGGTGGTACTGATGTGTCTATTGAAGTTCCTCTGAGGTTTGTAAACCTGTCTTAG
- a CDS encoding hemolysin family protein, with amino-acid sequence MVLVASEWIAFGFGLLLTVGTGFFVAAEFALVNLDRPELEAQRERGVKGLSMTIKALTITSTHLSSAQLGITLTTLLTGFLMEPALSALLFQPLSALGWNEAVIRTVAGVSAVVIATVLSMIIGELVPKNFALAIPQATAKVVIPFQTAFTFLFKPVIAFLNGLSNSVLRGFGLEPKEELSGARSAEELSSLLRRSASEGALEADTATLLGKTLAFSELSASDVMTPRLRIESLEPGDSARAVLELARKTGFSRFPVAEDSLDDVVGVVHVKNAISVPRERRSEVPVSALMSEPLRVPDTMSLDALLAELRGKGLQMAMVVDEYGGTAGIATLEDLVEELVGEVADEHDRSRAGVVSTAEYLSFPGSLRPDELEERAGITVPENDNYETVAGFVMSELGRIPEQGDTVQVPEGEFKVVRMDGRRIDRLRFTPLPPKEGGESDE; translated from the coding sequence GTGGTCTTGGTGGCTAGCGAATGGATTGCATTCGGTTTTGGTCTTTTGCTGACAGTGGGAACCGGTTTCTTTGTTGCAGCAGAGTTTGCCCTGGTCAATCTCGATCGTCCTGAACTTGAGGCGCAGAGGGAGCGAGGCGTCAAAGGTCTCAGCATGACGATCAAGGCGCTGACAATCACGTCAACGCATCTTTCCAGTGCTCAACTAGGTATCACCCTCACCACGCTGCTCACTGGTTTCTTGATGGAACCAGCACTCTCTGCATTGTTGTTCCAGCCACTTTCAGCACTGGGCTGGAATGAGGCAGTCATTAGAACCGTTGCAGGTGTGAGTGCTGTGGTTATTGCCACAGTGCTCTCCATGATTATTGGTGAACTCGTCCCGAAGAACTTTGCCTTGGCAATTCCTCAAGCAACTGCCAAAGTAGTTATCCCTTTTCAAACCGCGTTCACGTTTCTATTCAAACCTGTTATTGCTTTCCTCAACGGATTATCCAATTCGGTATTGCGAGGATTCGGTTTAGAACCCAAGGAGGAGCTCTCCGGGGCTCGTTCTGCTGAGGAACTCTCTTCACTTCTGCGACGGTCAGCTAGTGAGGGTGCTCTGGAAGCTGATACGGCAACCCTGCTGGGCAAGACTCTTGCATTCAGCGAGCTCTCCGCCAGTGACGTCATGACCCCGCGCTTGCGCATTGAATCTTTAGAACCAGGAGATTCAGCTCGAGCAGTTCTTGAGTTGGCCCGGAAAACGGGATTCTCCCGTTTTCCCGTGGCCGAAGACAGTCTCGATGATGTCGTTGGCGTTGTTCACGTCAAGAACGCTATCTCAGTGCCCCGAGAACGACGCAGCGAGGTTCCCGTCTCCGCACTCATGAGTGAGCCATTACGTGTTCCAGACACGATGTCTCTTGATGCACTCTTGGCCGAATTACGTGGCAAGGGCCTTCAAATGGCCATGGTTGTCGATGAATACGGTGGCACGGCAGGAATTGCCACACTCGAAGACCTCGTTGAAGAGCTCGTGGGAGAAGTCGCCGATGAGCACGACCGTTCTCGTGCAGGAGTAGTCTCCACCGCTGAATATCTCTCTTTCCCAGGATCACTGAGACCAGATGAACTCGAAGAGCGCGCTGGGATTACCGTTCCTGAAAACGATAATTACGAAACCGTAGCCGGTTTCGTCATGAGTGAATTAGGTCGTATCCCCGAACAAGGAGACACGGTCCAAGTTCCCGAAGGAGAGTTCAAGGTTGTTCGCATGGACGGACGCCGCATTGATCGTCTTCGTTTCACACCACTACCTCCCAAGGAGGGCGGTGAGAGCGATGAGTGA
- a CDS encoding hemolysin family protein, translating to MSDWAGLIWLVVLLAVNAFFVAAEFAVISARRSQIEPLAQKGKASAKTALYAMEHVSLMLATSQLGITVASLLILNVSEPAIHHLMELALSGTGMAPGWISAISFTIALVLVTFLHVIFGEMVPKNASFSVPDKAILLLAPPLVFIARVVKPVIWVMNEIANGVLRLFKVQPREEANSVFTLNEVATIVSHSTREGTIDDSSGTLSAAFEFTTKKAGDIKVSLDNLVTLSESSTVSELEQAVAKYGFSRYVISDAQHEPIGYIHLKDVLTYDDDVSEAGTHTGPIKTKRIRQLASVSESTDLEDVLAQLQRTGIHIARVVDANGETTGVLFLEDIIEELVGEVNDATRRW from the coding sequence ATGAGTGATTGGGCTGGACTGATTTGGCTAGTTGTTCTTCTAGCCGTCAATGCCTTCTTCGTTGCTGCAGAGTTTGCAGTGATCTCTGCGAGGCGCTCTCAAATTGAACCACTTGCTCAAAAGGGCAAAGCTTCGGCAAAGACAGCTCTTTATGCTATGGAGCACGTCAGCCTGATGTTGGCAACCAGCCAATTGGGTATCACGGTTGCTTCGCTGCTTATTTTGAACGTGTCAGAACCTGCTATTCACCACCTCATGGAGTTGGCACTTTCTGGAACTGGTATGGCGCCAGGCTGGATTTCCGCCATTAGCTTCACTATCGCCCTGGTGTTGGTGACGTTCCTGCACGTGATCTTCGGTGAAATGGTTCCCAAGAACGCCTCGTTCTCAGTTCCAGACAAAGCCATCTTGTTATTGGCCCCGCCCTTGGTGTTTATTGCTCGGGTTGTGAAGCCCGTTATCTGGGTGATGAACGAAATAGCCAACGGAGTTCTCCGCCTGTTCAAAGTGCAACCCAGGGAAGAAGCAAACAGTGTGTTTACCCTCAACGAGGTGGCAACCATTGTTTCCCACTCCACTCGTGAGGGAACCATCGACGACAGTTCAGGAACTCTCTCTGCAGCTTTTGAATTCACCACCAAAAAAGCCGGAGACATTAAAGTTTCACTGGACAATCTCGTCACTCTGAGCGAAAGTTCCACGGTCAGTGAGCTTGAACAAGCAGTGGCAAAATATGGCTTCTCTCGCTACGTCATCAGTGATGCACAACACGAACCAATTGGGTATATCCACCTCAAAGACGTGCTCACCTATGACGATGACGTTTCTGAAGCAGGAACACACACTGGTCCCATCAAAACCAAGCGGATTCGACAGCTCGCTTCGGTCAGTGAATCCACTGACCTCGAAGATGTCTTGGCTCAACTGCAGCGCACGGGGATCCACATTGCTCGCGTTGTTGATGCCAATGGAGAAACAACAGGTGTGCTGTTCCTCGAGGACATCATTGAAGAACTTGTGGGCGAAGTAAACGACGCTACGCGTCGTTGGTAG
- a CDS encoding ADP-dependent NAD(P)H-hydrate dehydratase, which yields MEHIGEWGAADAAAHIRIPTPQDNKYSHGVLGVVTGSATYPGAAVLGVEAAHRTGIGMVRFLGEKEPASLVLSRRPETVTVSGAVDAWLVGSGMESDPYFNPELPDLARACLGLQPVVMDAGGLALLDKVSAPAVITPHEGELERLVPQGEDSNEDWAARAADELGVVVVLKGFETIIASPELESGGRFITRVTSPTTWLATAGTGDVLAGIIAAIVATHSHNRVPHLTELAEYAATGVYLHSQAGLRAAQQGPFPALEIADQVSHVVHELIAQGSTS from the coding sequence ATGGAACATATCGGCGAATGGGGAGCGGCTGACGCAGCTGCTCACATTCGTATTCCCACGCCACAAGACAACAAGTACTCACATGGGGTTCTCGGAGTTGTCACAGGTTCGGCGACCTATCCAGGTGCTGCTGTTCTGGGTGTAGAGGCAGCCCACCGCACAGGCATTGGCATGGTGAGATTCCTCGGCGAAAAAGAACCTGCATCGTTGGTTTTGTCCAGGCGGCCTGAAACAGTGACTGTTTCTGGGGCCGTCGACGCGTGGCTCGTCGGCTCTGGCATGGAGTCAGACCCATATTTCAATCCCGAGCTGCCAGATCTTGCTCGTGCGTGTTTAGGGTTGCAACCCGTGGTCATGGATGCTGGCGGACTGGCTTTATTGGACAAAGTATCTGCGCCAGCTGTCATTACTCCACACGAGGGCGAACTGGAGCGACTCGTTCCTCAAGGTGAAGACTCCAATGAAGACTGGGCAGCACGGGCAGCTGATGAACTCGGTGTCGTGGTCGTTCTCAAAGGGTTCGAAACAATCATTGCTTCGCCAGAACTTGAATCCGGTGGCAGGTTTATCACTCGGGTGACATCACCAACAACGTGGTTAGCCACAGCGGGAACAGGCGATGTTCTAGCTGGAATCATTGCCGCCATTGTTGCTACGCATAGCCACAATCGAGTTCCGCATCTCACGGAGCTAGCTGAGTACGCAGCTACGGGTGTTTATCTTCATAGTCAAGCAGGACTTCGTGCTGCACAGCAGGGTCCATTTCCTGCGCTAGAAATTGCTGATCAGGT